The Megalobrama amblycephala isolate DHTTF-2021 linkage group LG7, ASM1881202v1, whole genome shotgun sequence genome window below encodes:
- the LOC125271580 gene encoding calmodulin-regulated spectrin-associated protein 3 isoform X1: MLKIIRSQTPALTCSRLSHLAHSAGTGSWFHDDPWAFTRVLSLPYCTQHAIAFCLKESGNKPPVIRYRKDKVQSKQTPVFVVVSGVKDLSNGCAIAAALHFYCPQILPLEDVCLKDTMSPADSMYNLQLIREFCESHLKICCPLQLEDLLYAPPVLQVNIMCFLSELFATFEVQKPDFVKPMHTLDLTDASDLVDCTSPISGNSGSPSFLLKQSLLPQSPSVSEGRGWSKKQISRPLSAVTFSIPFPLDSDVDVVMGNPLFRSVSTDSLTMVTNPGSYTPPEDLSKLIGQAPLGELPTIEEALQIIHTGRPVHNEPRMRPEGAPSGFYLHSPEEGGARLSSSAPCRTGMMYRPIGGGINSSGNRKRQPVGSQEHNGSVECDTPENSPKTSSSPANGPKTGRMTNFAERRKMIPESPSNSRSQDVASLCSPAEMSPVGAVEAQELGARLEEKRRSIEAQKRRIEAIFTKHRQRLGKTAFLQLQKKQGEEVEDDGQSLTLDERLTQMEQQLQQEEEREKEEEKKKLEEEKKKEKDGEQKKSTNDVSPPKLEKQVTFSVETKKEVEKEPPLVEYNEAVAKLSSTLQTLQRDMQRLTDQQQRLMGKKTLSSPKNNSNKTPASGKAWVIPAGPKSPATPPHLSRDSTRIISPSGSPSRSGQPSDTPRSPKSSASSAPRRSRGAAPKSPKRQRPSRPTDLGFQPLTRVLTPPQNVDTLPHLRRVSPSQCQVQTCSSLRFGGPRTPQDSPLQPAQPQESTSESGSSDHNTPIFTLELEAGPPSALPAELLGGGSSSGAPSECSFESDMLLSSALVKDETEGAGTVGDDTDLEQGAEIFSSDSMSDQTENESRLGLDVFFKEEGLSEEEMAQKRALLLERQQRRAQEIKKRARYGQEPENSQQASVDDLQASQTPLLSQSLPTSYTPPPPSKATPPGTPLRRGAFTRAEYERRQQLKIMSDLEKVLKQKPAKHSGKKQHTHKPHNNHELTHTRSPGKNKTAVAIQKDGRSLPTEKPASRSESPSKVMSSGKLANQNGEKDWEQASNASSPASLPEYTGPKLFKEPSFKSNKFIIHNALSRCCLAGKVNESQKNKIVEEMEKSSASHFLILLRDSNCQFRAIYTLDGQSEELHRLCGVGPRVISSSAVEAIYKYSSDRKQFNTLPSRTLSMSVDAFTIPAHLWHTKKHGTPKKVATPK, translated from the exons ATGTTGAAGATAATCCGAAGTCAAACCCCTGCACTGACCTGCAGCCGGCTCAGCCATCT TGCCCACAGCGCTGGtactggaagctggttcca CGACGACCCCTGGGCATTTACCCGTGTGCTCTCTCTGCCATACTGCACCCAGCATGCCATCGCATTTTGTTTGAAGGAGTCGGGGAATAAGCCTCCTGTG aTCCGTTACAGGAAAGATAAGGTTCAGTCTAAACAGACTCCGGTGTTCGTGGTGGTGTCGGGAGTGAAGGATCTGTCTAACGGCTGCGCCATCGCTGCTGCGCTTCACTTCTACTGCCCTCAGATTCTGCCTCTGGAGG ATGTGTGTTTGAAGGACACCATGTCCCCGGCAGACAGTATGTACAACCTCCAGCTGATCAGAGAGTTTTGTGAAAGTCACCTGAAGATCTGCTGCCCCCTACAGCTGGAGGATTTACTGTATGCCCCGCCCGTTTTACAG GTGAACATTATGTGCTTCCTTTCGGAGCTGTTTGCCACCTTCGAAGTGCAGAAACCAGATTTCGTCAAACCCATGCACACACTGGACCTAACAG ATGCATCTGATCTGGTCGACTGCACGAGTCCGATCAGTGGCAACAG TGGCTCCCCGTCTTTCCTTCTGAAGCAGTCGCTCCTGCCTCAGTCCCCCTCTGTGTCCG AAGGACGGGGCTGGAGCAAAAAGCAAATTAG CCGTCCGCTCTCAGCTGTGACCTTCAGCATCCCATTCCCACTGGACAGTGATGTTGATGTTGTTATGGGCAACCCTCTCTTCCGTTCTGTCAGCACGGACAGCCTCACCATGGTGACCAACCCTGGCTCTTACACGCCCCCAGAGGATCTGAGTAAGCTCATTGGTCAGGCTCCTCTAGGAGAGTTGCCTACCATAGAAGAAGCTTTACAGATCATTCATACCGGCCGTCCAGTACACAACGAGCCTCGTATGCGGCCAGAGGGGGCGCCGTCTGGCTTTTACCTCCACTCGCCTGAAGAGGGTGGAGCCAGACTAAGCAGCTCCGCCCCCTGCCGAACAGGGATGATGTACCGACCAATAGGAGGAGGGATTAATAGCAGTGGGAACCGAAAACGGCAACCGGTAGGTTCACAAGAACACAATGGAAGTGTAGAGTGTGACACACCAGAAAACTCCCCCAAAACCTCCTCCAGTCCAGCCAACGGACCCAAGACTGGTCGCATGACAAACTTTGCTGAACGCAGGAAGATGATACCAGAATCCCCAAGTAATTCCAGGTCCCAGGACGTAGCGTCATTGTGCAGCCCTGCAGAGATGAGCCCTGTTGGGGCAGTGGAGGCGCAGGAGCTGGGTGCACGTCTGGAGGAGAAACGCAGATCAATTGAAGCTCAAAAGAGGCGGATTGAGGCCATCTTTACCAAGCACAGGCAAAGGCTGGGCAAAACTGCCTTCCTTCAGCTCCAGAAGAAACAGGGGGAAGAGGTGGAAGACGACGGACAGTCCCTCACCCTGGATGAACGACTGACACAAATGGAGCAGCAACTTCAACAAGaggaggaaagagagaaggaggaggagaagaagaaaCTGGAGGaggaaaagaagaaagaaaaggaTGGGGAACAGAAGAAGAGCACCAATGATGTATCCCCACCTAAACTGGAGAAACAGGTGACCTTCTCTGTTGAAACAAAGAAAGAGGTAGAGAAAGAGCCACCGTTGGTGGAATATAATGAGGCAGTAGCTAAGCTAAGCTCCACCCTACAGACCCTACAAAGAGACATGCAGCGCCTTACAGATCAGCAGCAAAGGCTCATGGGAAAGAAAACTCTGAGTTCTCCGAAAAACAACTCAAATAAAACACCAGCCTCCGGTAAGGCCTGGGTCATCCCAGCTGGTCCTAAATCCCCTGCTACACCCCCTCATCTTTCTAGAGACTCCACCCGTATCATTTCACCCTCTGGATCTCCATCACGTTCCGGACAACCTTCGGACACACCCAGATCCCCTAAAAGCTCAGCATCATCTGCCCCACGCAGATCCCGTGGAGCTGCTCCTAAGAGCCCCAAACGTCAACGTCCCTCCCGCCCCACGGACCTCGGCTTCCAGCCTCTCACACGTGTCCTAACGCCCCCACAGAATGTGGACACGCTTCCTCATCTGCGGCGAGTCTCTCCAAGCCAGTGTCAGGTGCAGACTTGCTCCTCACTGCGATTTGGAGGTCCACGTACACCTCAGGACTCTCCACTGCAACCTGCTCAGCCTCAAGAGAGCACATCAGAATCAGGGTCCAGCGATCATAACACTCCAATCTTCACCCTGGAGCTGGAGGCTGGACCTCCGTCTGCGCTCCCAGCTGAACTGTTAGGAGGTGGGAGCAGTTCGGGAGCCCCGTCAGAGTGCTCGTTTGAAAGCGACATGCTCCTCAGCAGCGCCCTGGTGAAAGATGAAACCGAGGGTGCGGGGACGGTGGGAGACGACACAGATCTGGAACAGGGTGCAGAAATATTCTCATCAGATTCCATGAGTGACCAAACAGAGAATGAGAGCAGGCTGGGACTTGATGTGTTCTTTAAG GAGGAGGGTCTatcagaggaggagatggcccAGAAAAGGGCTCTGCTGTTGGAGAGGCAGCAAAGACGTGCACAAGAGATCAAGAAACGGGCAAGATACGGGCAAGAACCTGAGAACAG TCAACAGGCTTCTGTGGATGACCTGCAAGCCTCTCAAACTCCACTGCTTTCACAGTCACTACCCACCTCGTACACCCCACCCCCTCCTTCAAAGGCCACGCCCCCAGGCACACCCTTGCGTCGGGGCGCATTCACACGGGCAGAGTATGAAAGGCGCCAGCAGCTGAAGATAATGTCTGATCTAGAGAAGGTTCTAAAACAGAAACCAGCAAAGCACAGTGGCAAAaaacagcacacacacaaaccgcACAACAACCATGAGCTCACTCACACACGCTCGCCagggaagaacaaaacag CTGTAGCTATCCAGAAAGATGGCAGATCTCTACCAACTGAAAAACCAGCAAG TCGTTCAGAGTCACCCTCAAAGGTGATGTCATCAGGGAAACTGGCAAATCAGAATGGAGAGAAAGACTGGGAGCAAGCCTCCAATGCCTCCTCTCCAGCCTCACTCCCAGAATACACAG GTCCTAAATTATTTAAGGAACCCAGTTTTAAATCCAACAAGTTCATCATTCACAACGCGCTCTCACGCTGCTGCCTCGCTGGCAAGGTCAACGAATCCCAGAAAAACAAGATTGTAGAG GAGATGGAGAAGAGCTCCGCCAGCCACTTCCTTATTCTCCTGCGTGATTCCAACTGTCAGTTCCGTGCCATCTACACCCTAGACGGCCAGTCGGAGGAGCTGCATCGACTGTGCGGCGTCGGCCCGCGTGTCATTTCCTCGTCGGCCGTGGaggccatttataaatacagctctGACAGGAAACAGTTCAATACACTTCCATCTCGTACCCTGAGTATGAGTGTTGACGCTTTCACTATCCCCGCCCATCTCTGGCACACTAAGAAACACGGCACGCCCAAAAAAGTAGCCACACCCAAATAG
- the LOC125271580 gene encoding calmodulin-regulated spectrin-associated protein 3 isoform X2: MKPVNISHISSQNHMIRYRKDKVQSKQTPVFVVVSGVKDLSNGCAIAAALHFYCPQILPLEDVCLKDTMSPADSMYNLQLIREFCESHLKICCPLQLEDLLYAPPVLQVNIMCFLSELFATFEVQKPDFVKPMHTLDLTDASDLVDCTSPISGNSGSPSFLLKQSLLPQSPSVSEGRGWSKKQISRPLSAVTFSIPFPLDSDVDVVMGNPLFRSVSTDSLTMVTNPGSYTPPEDLSKLIGQAPLGELPTIEEALQIIHTGRPVHNEPRMRPEGAPSGFYLHSPEEGGARLSSSAPCRTGMMYRPIGGGINSSGNRKRQPVGSQEHNGSVECDTPENSPKTSSSPANGPKTGRMTNFAERRKMIPESPSNSRSQDVASLCSPAEMSPVGAVEAQELGARLEEKRRSIEAQKRRIEAIFTKHRQRLGKTAFLQLQKKQGEEVEDDGQSLTLDERLTQMEQQLQQEEEREKEEEKKKLEEEKKKEKDGEQKKSTNDVSPPKLEKQVTFSVETKKEVEKEPPLVEYNEAVAKLSSTLQTLQRDMQRLTDQQQRLMGKKTLSSPKNNSNKTPASGKAWVIPAGPKSPATPPHLSRDSTRIISPSGSPSRSGQPSDTPRSPKSSASSAPRRSRGAAPKSPKRQRPSRPTDLGFQPLTRVLTPPQNVDTLPHLRRVSPSQCQVQTCSSLRFGGPRTPQDSPLQPAQPQESTSESGSSDHNTPIFTLELEAGPPSALPAELLGGGSSSGAPSECSFESDMLLSSALVKDETEGAGTVGDDTDLEQGAEIFSSDSMSDQTENESRLGLDVFFKEEGLSEEEMAQKRALLLERQQRRAQEIKKRARYGQEPENSQQASVDDLQASQTPLLSQSLPTSYTPPPPSKATPPGTPLRRGAFTRAEYERRQQLKIMSDLEKVLKQKPAKHSGKKQHTHKPHNNHELTHTRSPGKNKTAVAIQKDGRSLPTEKPASRSESPSKVMSSGKLANQNGEKDWEQASNASSPASLPEYTGPKLFKEPSFKSNKFIIHNALSRCCLAGKVNESQKNKIVEEMEKSSASHFLILLRDSNCQFRAIYTLDGQSEELHRLCGVGPRVISSSAVEAIYKYSSDRKQFNTLPSRTLSMSVDAFTIPAHLWHTKKHGTPKKVATPK, encoded by the exons ATGAAACCTGTCAACATTTCCCATATTTCATCCCAAAATCATATG aTCCGTTACAGGAAAGATAAGGTTCAGTCTAAACAGACTCCGGTGTTCGTGGTGGTGTCGGGAGTGAAGGATCTGTCTAACGGCTGCGCCATCGCTGCTGCGCTTCACTTCTACTGCCCTCAGATTCTGCCTCTGGAGG ATGTGTGTTTGAAGGACACCATGTCCCCGGCAGACAGTATGTACAACCTCCAGCTGATCAGAGAGTTTTGTGAAAGTCACCTGAAGATCTGCTGCCCCCTACAGCTGGAGGATTTACTGTATGCCCCGCCCGTTTTACAG GTGAACATTATGTGCTTCCTTTCGGAGCTGTTTGCCACCTTCGAAGTGCAGAAACCAGATTTCGTCAAACCCATGCACACACTGGACCTAACAG ATGCATCTGATCTGGTCGACTGCACGAGTCCGATCAGTGGCAACAG TGGCTCCCCGTCTTTCCTTCTGAAGCAGTCGCTCCTGCCTCAGTCCCCCTCTGTGTCCG AAGGACGGGGCTGGAGCAAAAAGCAAATTAG CCGTCCGCTCTCAGCTGTGACCTTCAGCATCCCATTCCCACTGGACAGTGATGTTGATGTTGTTATGGGCAACCCTCTCTTCCGTTCTGTCAGCACGGACAGCCTCACCATGGTGACCAACCCTGGCTCTTACACGCCCCCAGAGGATCTGAGTAAGCTCATTGGTCAGGCTCCTCTAGGAGAGTTGCCTACCATAGAAGAAGCTTTACAGATCATTCATACCGGCCGTCCAGTACACAACGAGCCTCGTATGCGGCCAGAGGGGGCGCCGTCTGGCTTTTACCTCCACTCGCCTGAAGAGGGTGGAGCCAGACTAAGCAGCTCCGCCCCCTGCCGAACAGGGATGATGTACCGACCAATAGGAGGAGGGATTAATAGCAGTGGGAACCGAAAACGGCAACCGGTAGGTTCACAAGAACACAATGGAAGTGTAGAGTGTGACACACCAGAAAACTCCCCCAAAACCTCCTCCAGTCCAGCCAACGGACCCAAGACTGGTCGCATGACAAACTTTGCTGAACGCAGGAAGATGATACCAGAATCCCCAAGTAATTCCAGGTCCCAGGACGTAGCGTCATTGTGCAGCCCTGCAGAGATGAGCCCTGTTGGGGCAGTGGAGGCGCAGGAGCTGGGTGCACGTCTGGAGGAGAAACGCAGATCAATTGAAGCTCAAAAGAGGCGGATTGAGGCCATCTTTACCAAGCACAGGCAAAGGCTGGGCAAAACTGCCTTCCTTCAGCTCCAGAAGAAACAGGGGGAAGAGGTGGAAGACGACGGACAGTCCCTCACCCTGGATGAACGACTGACACAAATGGAGCAGCAACTTCAACAAGaggaggaaagagagaaggaggaggagaagaagaaaCTGGAGGaggaaaagaagaaagaaaaggaTGGGGAACAGAAGAAGAGCACCAATGATGTATCCCCACCTAAACTGGAGAAACAGGTGACCTTCTCTGTTGAAACAAAGAAAGAGGTAGAGAAAGAGCCACCGTTGGTGGAATATAATGAGGCAGTAGCTAAGCTAAGCTCCACCCTACAGACCCTACAAAGAGACATGCAGCGCCTTACAGATCAGCAGCAAAGGCTCATGGGAAAGAAAACTCTGAGTTCTCCGAAAAACAACTCAAATAAAACACCAGCCTCCGGTAAGGCCTGGGTCATCCCAGCTGGTCCTAAATCCCCTGCTACACCCCCTCATCTTTCTAGAGACTCCACCCGTATCATTTCACCCTCTGGATCTCCATCACGTTCCGGACAACCTTCGGACACACCCAGATCCCCTAAAAGCTCAGCATCATCTGCCCCACGCAGATCCCGTGGAGCTGCTCCTAAGAGCCCCAAACGTCAACGTCCCTCCCGCCCCACGGACCTCGGCTTCCAGCCTCTCACACGTGTCCTAACGCCCCCACAGAATGTGGACACGCTTCCTCATCTGCGGCGAGTCTCTCCAAGCCAGTGTCAGGTGCAGACTTGCTCCTCACTGCGATTTGGAGGTCCACGTACACCTCAGGACTCTCCACTGCAACCTGCTCAGCCTCAAGAGAGCACATCAGAATCAGGGTCCAGCGATCATAACACTCCAATCTTCACCCTGGAGCTGGAGGCTGGACCTCCGTCTGCGCTCCCAGCTGAACTGTTAGGAGGTGGGAGCAGTTCGGGAGCCCCGTCAGAGTGCTCGTTTGAAAGCGACATGCTCCTCAGCAGCGCCCTGGTGAAAGATGAAACCGAGGGTGCGGGGACGGTGGGAGACGACACAGATCTGGAACAGGGTGCAGAAATATTCTCATCAGATTCCATGAGTGACCAAACAGAGAATGAGAGCAGGCTGGGACTTGATGTGTTCTTTAAG GAGGAGGGTCTatcagaggaggagatggcccAGAAAAGGGCTCTGCTGTTGGAGAGGCAGCAAAGACGTGCACAAGAGATCAAGAAACGGGCAAGATACGGGCAAGAACCTGAGAACAG TCAACAGGCTTCTGTGGATGACCTGCAAGCCTCTCAAACTCCACTGCTTTCACAGTCACTACCCACCTCGTACACCCCACCCCCTCCTTCAAAGGCCACGCCCCCAGGCACACCCTTGCGTCGGGGCGCATTCACACGGGCAGAGTATGAAAGGCGCCAGCAGCTGAAGATAATGTCTGATCTAGAGAAGGTTCTAAAACAGAAACCAGCAAAGCACAGTGGCAAAaaacagcacacacacaaaccgcACAACAACCATGAGCTCACTCACACACGCTCGCCagggaagaacaaaacag CTGTAGCTATCCAGAAAGATGGCAGATCTCTACCAACTGAAAAACCAGCAAG TCGTTCAGAGTCACCCTCAAAGGTGATGTCATCAGGGAAACTGGCAAATCAGAATGGAGAGAAAGACTGGGAGCAAGCCTCCAATGCCTCCTCTCCAGCCTCACTCCCAGAATACACAG GTCCTAAATTATTTAAGGAACCCAGTTTTAAATCCAACAAGTTCATCATTCACAACGCGCTCTCACGCTGCTGCCTCGCTGGCAAGGTCAACGAATCCCAGAAAAACAAGATTGTAGAG GAGATGGAGAAGAGCTCCGCCAGCCACTTCCTTATTCTCCTGCGTGATTCCAACTGTCAGTTCCGTGCCATCTACACCCTAGACGGCCAGTCGGAGGAGCTGCATCGACTGTGCGGCGTCGGCCCGCGTGTCATTTCCTCGTCGGCCGTGGaggccatttataaatacagctctGACAGGAAACAGTTCAATACACTTCCATCTCGTACCCTGAGTATGAGTGTTGACGCTTTCACTATCCCCGCCCATCTCTGGCACACTAAGAAACACGGCACGCCCAAAAAAGTAGCCACACCCAAATAG
- the LOC125271580 gene encoding calmodulin-regulated spectrin-associated protein 3 isoform X3, producing the protein MSPADSMYNLQLIREFCESHLKICCPLQLEDLLYAPPVLQVNIMCFLSELFATFEVQKPDFVKPMHTLDLTDASDLVDCTSPISGNSGSPSFLLKQSLLPQSPSVSEGRGWSKKQISRPLSAVTFSIPFPLDSDVDVVMGNPLFRSVSTDSLTMVTNPGSYTPPEDLSKLIGQAPLGELPTIEEALQIIHTGRPVHNEPRMRPEGAPSGFYLHSPEEGGARLSSSAPCRTGMMYRPIGGGINSSGNRKRQPVGSQEHNGSVECDTPENSPKTSSSPANGPKTGRMTNFAERRKMIPESPSNSRSQDVASLCSPAEMSPVGAVEAQELGARLEEKRRSIEAQKRRIEAIFTKHRQRLGKTAFLQLQKKQGEEVEDDGQSLTLDERLTQMEQQLQQEEEREKEEEKKKLEEEKKKEKDGEQKKSTNDVSPPKLEKQVTFSVETKKEVEKEPPLVEYNEAVAKLSSTLQTLQRDMQRLTDQQQRLMGKKTLSSPKNNSNKTPASGKAWVIPAGPKSPATPPHLSRDSTRIISPSGSPSRSGQPSDTPRSPKSSASSAPRRSRGAAPKSPKRQRPSRPTDLGFQPLTRVLTPPQNVDTLPHLRRVSPSQCQVQTCSSLRFGGPRTPQDSPLQPAQPQESTSESGSSDHNTPIFTLELEAGPPSALPAELLGGGSSSGAPSECSFESDMLLSSALVKDETEGAGTVGDDTDLEQGAEIFSSDSMSDQTENESRLGLDVFFKEEGLSEEEMAQKRALLLERQQRRAQEIKKRARYGQEPENSQQASVDDLQASQTPLLSQSLPTSYTPPPPSKATPPGTPLRRGAFTRAEYERRQQLKIMSDLEKVLKQKPAKHSGKKQHTHKPHNNHELTHTRSPGKNKTAVAIQKDGRSLPTEKPASRSESPSKVMSSGKLANQNGEKDWEQASNASSPASLPEYTGPKLFKEPSFKSNKFIIHNALSRCCLAGKVNESQKNKIVEEMEKSSASHFLILLRDSNCQFRAIYTLDGQSEELHRLCGVGPRVISSSAVEAIYKYSSDRKQFNTLPSRTLSMSVDAFTIPAHLWHTKKHGTPKKVATPK; encoded by the exons ATGTCCCCGGCAGACAGTATGTACAACCTCCAGCTGATCAGAGAGTTTTGTGAAAGTCACCTGAAGATCTGCTGCCCCCTACAGCTGGAGGATTTACTGTATGCCCCGCCCGTTTTACAG GTGAACATTATGTGCTTCCTTTCGGAGCTGTTTGCCACCTTCGAAGTGCAGAAACCAGATTTCGTCAAACCCATGCACACACTGGACCTAACAG ATGCATCTGATCTGGTCGACTGCACGAGTCCGATCAGTGGCAACAG TGGCTCCCCGTCTTTCCTTCTGAAGCAGTCGCTCCTGCCTCAGTCCCCCTCTGTGTCCG AAGGACGGGGCTGGAGCAAAAAGCAAATTAG CCGTCCGCTCTCAGCTGTGACCTTCAGCATCCCATTCCCACTGGACAGTGATGTTGATGTTGTTATGGGCAACCCTCTCTTCCGTTCTGTCAGCACGGACAGCCTCACCATGGTGACCAACCCTGGCTCTTACACGCCCCCAGAGGATCTGAGTAAGCTCATTGGTCAGGCTCCTCTAGGAGAGTTGCCTACCATAGAAGAAGCTTTACAGATCATTCATACCGGCCGTCCAGTACACAACGAGCCTCGTATGCGGCCAGAGGGGGCGCCGTCTGGCTTTTACCTCCACTCGCCTGAAGAGGGTGGAGCCAGACTAAGCAGCTCCGCCCCCTGCCGAACAGGGATGATGTACCGACCAATAGGAGGAGGGATTAATAGCAGTGGGAACCGAAAACGGCAACCGGTAGGTTCACAAGAACACAATGGAAGTGTAGAGTGTGACACACCAGAAAACTCCCCCAAAACCTCCTCCAGTCCAGCCAACGGACCCAAGACTGGTCGCATGACAAACTTTGCTGAACGCAGGAAGATGATACCAGAATCCCCAAGTAATTCCAGGTCCCAGGACGTAGCGTCATTGTGCAGCCCTGCAGAGATGAGCCCTGTTGGGGCAGTGGAGGCGCAGGAGCTGGGTGCACGTCTGGAGGAGAAACGCAGATCAATTGAAGCTCAAAAGAGGCGGATTGAGGCCATCTTTACCAAGCACAGGCAAAGGCTGGGCAAAACTGCCTTCCTTCAGCTCCAGAAGAAACAGGGGGAAGAGGTGGAAGACGACGGACAGTCCCTCACCCTGGATGAACGACTGACACAAATGGAGCAGCAACTTCAACAAGaggaggaaagagagaaggaggaggagaagaagaaaCTGGAGGaggaaaagaagaaagaaaaggaTGGGGAACAGAAGAAGAGCACCAATGATGTATCCCCACCTAAACTGGAGAAACAGGTGACCTTCTCTGTTGAAACAAAGAAAGAGGTAGAGAAAGAGCCACCGTTGGTGGAATATAATGAGGCAGTAGCTAAGCTAAGCTCCACCCTACAGACCCTACAAAGAGACATGCAGCGCCTTACAGATCAGCAGCAAAGGCTCATGGGAAAGAAAACTCTGAGTTCTCCGAAAAACAACTCAAATAAAACACCAGCCTCCGGTAAGGCCTGGGTCATCCCAGCTGGTCCTAAATCCCCTGCTACACCCCCTCATCTTTCTAGAGACTCCACCCGTATCATTTCACCCTCTGGATCTCCATCACGTTCCGGACAACCTTCGGACACACCCAGATCCCCTAAAAGCTCAGCATCATCTGCCCCACGCAGATCCCGTGGAGCTGCTCCTAAGAGCCCCAAACGTCAACGTCCCTCCCGCCCCACGGACCTCGGCTTCCAGCCTCTCACACGTGTCCTAACGCCCCCACAGAATGTGGACACGCTTCCTCATCTGCGGCGAGTCTCTCCAAGCCAGTGTCAGGTGCAGACTTGCTCCTCACTGCGATTTGGAGGTCCACGTACACCTCAGGACTCTCCACTGCAACCTGCTCAGCCTCAAGAGAGCACATCAGAATCAGGGTCCAGCGATCATAACACTCCAATCTTCACCCTGGAGCTGGAGGCTGGACCTCCGTCTGCGCTCCCAGCTGAACTGTTAGGAGGTGGGAGCAGTTCGGGAGCCCCGTCAGAGTGCTCGTTTGAAAGCGACATGCTCCTCAGCAGCGCCCTGGTGAAAGATGAAACCGAGGGTGCGGGGACGGTGGGAGACGACACAGATCTGGAACAGGGTGCAGAAATATTCTCATCAGATTCCATGAGTGACCAAACAGAGAATGAGAGCAGGCTGGGACTTGATGTGTTCTTTAAG GAGGAGGGTCTatcagaggaggagatggcccAGAAAAGGGCTCTGCTGTTGGAGAGGCAGCAAAGACGTGCACAAGAGATCAAGAAACGGGCAAGATACGGGCAAGAACCTGAGAACAG TCAACAGGCTTCTGTGGATGACCTGCAAGCCTCTCAAACTCCACTGCTTTCACAGTCACTACCCACCTCGTACACCCCACCCCCTCCTTCAAAGGCCACGCCCCCAGGCACACCCTTGCGTCGGGGCGCATTCACACGGGCAGAGTATGAAAGGCGCCAGCAGCTGAAGATAATGTCTGATCTAGAGAAGGTTCTAAAACAGAAACCAGCAAAGCACAGTGGCAAAaaacagcacacacacaaaccgcACAACAACCATGAGCTCACTCACACACGCTCGCCagggaagaacaaaacag CTGTAGCTATCCAGAAAGATGGCAGATCTCTACCAACTGAAAAACCAGCAAG TCGTTCAGAGTCACCCTCAAAGGTGATGTCATCAGGGAAACTGGCAAATCAGAATGGAGAGAAAGACTGGGAGCAAGCCTCCAATGCCTCCTCTCCAGCCTCACTCCCAGAATACACAG GTCCTAAATTATTTAAGGAACCCAGTTTTAAATCCAACAAGTTCATCATTCACAACGCGCTCTCACGCTGCTGCCTCGCTGGCAAGGTCAACGAATCCCAGAAAAACAAGATTGTAGAG GAGATGGAGAAGAGCTCCGCCAGCCACTTCCTTATTCTCCTGCGTGATTCCAACTGTCAGTTCCGTGCCATCTACACCCTAGACGGCCAGTCGGAGGAGCTGCATCGACTGTGCGGCGTCGGCCCGCGTGTCATTTCCTCGTCGGCCGTGGaggccatttataaatacagctctGACAGGAAACAGTTCAATACACTTCCATCTCGTACCCTGAGTATGAGTGTTGACGCTTTCACTATCCCCGCCCATCTCTGGCACACTAAGAAACACGGCACGCCCAAAAAAGTAGCCACACCCAAATAG